The genomic stretch CAGGTAAATTGCAAACCGCCAGTATTAAGTGTCCAAAAAGATAGCTCTGGATTATCTTCCGGAACCTTCACAGAATCAATCCACTTCATCCAGCGCGGCATTTGCTCCAAATCTGACCAGAGGTTCCACACTAATTCTATCGGAGCCTCTACCTCCACCTGCACACTATGCTCTAGCCAATCTGCCATTCTTTCTTCTTCCTTCTCCTTCGGAGACGCTATGCGAACGCGTCCTTCTCCTGTCGGAGACGCTGCGCGAACGCGTCTTTGCGGTTCGTTACTTCTTCACATTTTCCAAAATTACCTTTGCCGCACGCCGCCCGGAAATTGTCGCTCCCTCCATGCTATCGATATAATCTTGCTGGGTGTAACTACCTGCCAGGAAAAAGTTAGGTATTGGCGTCTTTTGATTGGGACGGTAAACATCCATTCCTGGTGCTTCCCGATAAAGAGACTGAGCAAGCTTGACTACACTGTACCAAGTCATATTTAGCTCTCGCGACGAGGGAAACAATTCGTGTACTTGTTTGAGGACGTGAGAAGCGATCGCCTCGTTACTTTGTTTAATAAATGCATCTCCGGGTGTCAGCACTAATTGCAACAACGAACCCTCACCTTCTCGATAATAATCAGCAGGGCTAGTCAAAGCCATATCCGCAAAACAAGAAAAGTCAGCGTCAGCAGTATACAGCAAATTATCTATCCCCGCCGCATGATTTAGCTGTTTGCGCTTTTGGGCATCTTGCAGTTCCGTTACCCAGCCATCGAACCGCAGTTGTACTGTTGCCACTGGCACTGCTTCTAACTTATAAATATTGTCAAATTCTGACCACTTGCGCCACTCTTGTGGTATAATACGCTGAATTCCGGGAACATCGCAAGCAAAGACGTAAGCATCAGCGGTGATATTTTCTTCTGTCTCACCTTGGGCAACCGTGATACCAGTAACGTGAGTTTCTTCTGAGGAAGTAAACTTAATTTCCCTAACTTGGCGACGTGTATAAACTTTGGTTCCTCTTGCTTCTAAATATTCTAATATCGGCTTGTGCAAATACTCATACGGGGAACCTTCTAACATTCGCAGTATCGACGCTTCAGTTCTCACAGCAAACAATTGGAAAATTGTCAACATGCAACGGGCAGACATATTTTCGCAATCAATAAAACCCAATGCGTAGGCGATCGGGTTCCACATGCGTTTGATGCTACCATTACTGCCGCCGTGACTGCGGAACCAATCGGCAAAGCTGACTTTATCCAAGTTGCGGATATTTCTCATCGCTCCATCAAAGTCTACCAAACCGCGCACTACTGGGCTAGTAGCTAAGGCTAGAGCATTCTGCAATTTATCTAAAACCGAGAGTTGAGAAGTTGTAAAAAATGCTTTGAACCCATTGAATGGCGCACCTGTAAAGAAACGAAAATCTAATTCTCCAGTTTGTCCCCCTTTGTTGATAAAGGTGTGGGTGTGTTCTTTAAGGCGTAAGTTGTCAAAAGCCCCCACCTTCTTCATCAACTCAAATAACTGGTAGTAGCACCCAAAAAATACATGCAACCCCATTTCAACGTGATTGCCATCGTTATCAACCCAACTACCAACTTTACCTCCTACAAACGGACGGGACTCAAAAATCTGGACTTCACAACCCGCATCAGCCAAATCTACTGCGGTTGCTAGTCCAGCCAGTCCCGCACCTACGATTGCAACACGCATTCCGTCTTTCCTTTTCAGCTTCTTTACAGATTGTAACTGGGTTGGTGCCGGAATTTGGTACTCGTATTTAGTCAAGAGTCAAGAGTCAATAGTTAAAAGTCTCCAAGGAGTCCCCTTGTCCCCTTGTCTCCAAGGAATCCTCAACTTTTCGCTCCGTTGGTATCGTCAGAAACTTGTAACCCCCGGATCAATTCTCGAATTACATCAGTTGCTGGTCTACCTGTCTGTTGACAATATTTTTCCAGTTTTTCTGCTTCTTGTGTTGCAAGATTTACAGTAATACGTTTCACAGCCCACTTTTTATTAGTCATTATCATCTTTTTTGCTGTATATTAACATCATCAAAGAAATCTAACTCAGAGATGAAAGTGATAAGAATATCAGAGTTCTTGTCAGGAAACAAGCAGCGTCACTAATAAGAAAAATGCTGGTTTTGTCACATAATTCCTTATTTTCTAATAAAATATAAAAACGAAAATTTAATTGTTGCTGTTGTGACAGGACATAGAGCGCACACTGGCTGTAAAAGGAAATGCAGTCAGTGACAGAATGACTTAAGCCATAATGTAAAATTTTATAGATTAAGTTGAGATACCTTCTGTTAGCTAAATGGCGCTTGCGAAAATTCGTCATCAACGTTGTCTAATTTTCTATCCAGATCGAGTTCACCAAACACTTCTGGAGAGAACATCTGCCACATAACCTGAAAATATGGCATTAAGGCGTTAGCAAGTTTTGGAGTCAAGCTAGAGCGAATTTCCTGTCCTGTGCAAGTGCAGAAGAACGCGAATAAGTTCCCACTGCACTTTTAATGTGGGATAAAGGATGACACAGAATGGAAATAATTCTTGTTGAACCTTTGGATATGTCTTTTTCTAAAGCACATACCCAAAAGTAGACTTGAAACATTTCTACATCTCGAATACTAGAGGTTTTTACCACAGAGTCACTCAACAAATTTGTGTAAGAGCGATAATTTGGGTAGATTTTCACTATCTTTTGGAAAAAATTTTTGGCAATTTGTGTGCCAGCAGGCAATATTTGTTGTATTGCTGACAAGGCATGAGAATCATAATCATGTTTAGCTGCTGCGTAAGCGCGTTGCAGTGGCATATACATGCGATCGTCAATGACTTTAAAGTATGCACCAACAACCAATCCGGGTACAGGGGAAAGTAGTTCTAAAAGCATCTGGCTAGTGTAATGAAATTGCATTACTTCAAAACCAATAACTCTGCGATCGTCTTTGGTATATTTGCGTCGCATCGCTCCAACGTTTGCACCAATTACCGATGTTAACTGACTAGGTGCAACGTGAGATGTGTAAATTAAGAGTGCTTTTTTATAAAGCAACTCATCTTCACGAGCTAGTTTCATTACCGTAGATAGTTGCCGCAATAATGCTTGTTTGATGTATACATCCAAAGCGGTTTGGTAAATATTAAAAGAATCAGCCGCAATTTCCATTCGTATTAATCAAATTGGGTTTGATGTTATGTCGCTTGACTTGGGCTGCTAAAAGTGCCTCGGTTTTGTTCCAAGCTTTTGCACTAACGCTGCGTAGAGATTCCATGAATTTGTCAGCTGTTCTTTCTCGTCCTGCTTGCGAGACAGCTTTTTTTAAACTCACTTTGTCAGTGGTTTGTTTATCGTCTTCATCAACTTGAAGGTTTTGCAAATACTTTTTAGCCTATTGTTGCGCTAAAGATTCGACACCTCCCTTGTTTTCTTTTTCTAAGCTTGGCTTGAAACTACTGCCAAAAACTTCTTTAGGTAGACCCATAAGAATTGGTTTTTAACTTGTAATACAAAAAGCATTGTTCTAGACAATTCTTTTTATTGTTCGTTTATTATAGCTATTATTTATGAGCTTTAAGTAATCTTTATTAAGAGTATACGTAATGTTAGTTTTTATTTAATTATAAAAAAATTACAAAGCAAAACTTCTTAGCCTAAAGTTTTAATTAATCCTATTGACAAATAAATAAGTATTTATTAAAACATTTGCCAAATAAAAATAGGACTTACGTATCGAGCGGAGTTTTCTCCGTCGCGTAAATCCTATACAAGTATGGTATTTACCCCAATTTCCTAATTTTTTACTTTTTTCAAGTAAAATAAGTTCACGTTTGATGCTACAAGCCCC from Tolypothrix sp. NIES-4075 encodes the following:
- the zds gene encoding 9,9'-di-cis-zeta-carotene desaturase, whose product is MRVAIVGAGLAGLATAVDLADAGCEVQIFESRPFVGGKVGSWVDNDGNHVEMGLHVFFGCYYQLFELMKKVGAFDNLRLKEHTHTFINKGGQTGELDFRFFTGAPFNGFKAFFTTSQLSVLDKLQNALALATSPVVRGLVDFDGAMRNIRNLDKVSFADWFRSHGGSNGSIKRMWNPIAYALGFIDCENMSARCMLTIFQLFAVRTEASILRMLEGSPYEYLHKPILEYLEARGTKVYTRRQVREIKFTSSEETHVTGITVAQGETEENITADAYVFACDVPGIQRIIPQEWRKWSEFDNIYKLEAVPVATVQLRFDGWVTELQDAQKRKQLNHAAGIDNLLYTADADFSCFADMALTSPADYYREGEGSLLQLVLTPGDAFIKQSNEAIASHVLKQVHELFPSSRELNMTWYSVVKLAQSLYREAPGMDVYRPNQKTPIPNFFLAGSYTQQDYIDSMEGATISGRRAAKVILENVKK
- a CDS encoding CopG family transcriptional regulator — its product is MIMTNKKWAVKRITVNLATQEAEKLEKYCQQTGRPATDVIRELIRGLQVSDDTNGAKS